CTGCCCGCACTGTCACCTCCCAGACTCTGCAGAGCTGAGCTGGGGCACTGGACCCCAAGGCCACTGTATAGACAGAGCATGGGCTAAGAAGACAGCCACCTCCACTTGCAGGCAAGAGAAATGCACAGGGAGGGGACGAAATGCTGAGCTACTAGCCTAGGGTCAAAGTGCCCTCTTCCACCAAGCTTCCCCTCAATTCTCAAAGTTGGGGGCAACCCCAATGGAAGATACCCAAGCACTGGCTGTGGTCCTAGCTCTAATAACAGGCAAACCACTGCTCTGTGGGTCTCActgctgctctcaagttccagaGCTTGACAGGGCCATTTGTGGGCACTTAGCCAAGCTGTGAACTGAGGTCTTCTATTTTGGGACTCATTGGGGGGTCCAGGGTGCCTTATGGTGGTACTGCTACAGAAAGACACCCAGGTGGCCTCAAGTCACTCACAGGGATACAGCCCTGGCTGTCCAGCAATAGCCGACAACTATGGCTACAGCAGGAACAACCCAACCCAGGCAGTGGGAATGCTGTGCCACACCACTGCATCCCTAGCTCTTGCCAACCATGGTCCCACTCATTCTTCTGACTTCCAAGAGACCCCACCAGCTTCTGCAGTCTAAGGCCTTGGCCAGATGGAAACACACCTGACcctatgtggccatctgtcactTCCTCTGGAGCCTGGAAGCTACAAACAGAGGAACACAGCCCAAGCCTCAGTGGGGATCTGAGGACACCAAATAGTCTGGTTTCCACCTTAAATCCTACACATCTGCTTCTGCCATCTACCTGAACCAACCATCTGGCAGCATCATACCCATCAAGTTGACCTGGCCATGACCCATCAGCCTGCTGGTTTCAGGCAGGCATGGCAGGGGTCTTGGGTTGTCTTGCAGACAAGAGCCCCAGAGGAGAGGGTCCCAGCTGTCTCTTCCCTACTGCACCTCTAGACTTGAGGCCAAGTCAGGTCCAGAGACCCTCCAGATGTTtatgggaggggaaagggaaggacccGGGGTCATGGAAGCACCCATGAGCACATAGCCACAAAGTACAGGGCCAGGTTTGGTGACCCGAATTCCAACACTAGTTCTTAGGCACTGGCAGTTCTTCCAAAGCTCCGGAACCATGGCTGGAAAGACTCTGGAGAACATGACTTCCCAGCAGGGGGTGAGTGGGTAGGAAGATGGAAGGACAGCTGTGTAAAGGCCCTACAGTGGAGTAACCTGGGGAGACTATCTGGCCAAGGGGATCTGGAATCCCGAGCAGGACATCCAAATGGAAAGATCCTCCAGACACTCTGTTCAGGGAAGGAAGCAAGTTCTAGGGCCACAAATAGCATATGTGCACACAGAAAGCCAGAGATATTGAGACAGTTTCTGGGACTCTGGATTTCAAGACCTCAAgaagagctggagttgtggctcagtggtagagtgcttgccttgtatgcgtgaggcactgggttcagttctcagcaccgggttcagttctcagcaacatataaaaataaataaacaaaggtattttggggctggggatgtggctcaagtggtagcatgctcgcctggcatgcatgccacccaggttcgatcctcagcaccacatacaaacaaagatgttgtgtccaccgaaaaactaaaaaaataaataaatatttaaaaaatctctctctcttaaaaaaataaaggtatttgtccatctacaactaaaataaataaataaatatacatatatacatatacatatatatataaaagacttCAAGAAGTGTGAAtctatacttttttctcaaaagtgaagctttttttttttttttttttaacgttgcAGACACTGGCAAGACAGGATGCTACTGAAGGTTGGTTGGGGGTAACCTTGGCATGAGCAGCAGAGGGTGGAGGTGGGACACAGCCAGAGAGAGGAACCAAACGGTGGAGGTGGAGGGGAGCTGAGGAAGCAGAGGTGGGCACAAAGGGTGTTCAAGCAGCAGTTCACGTGCAGGGAGGGGTCAGCACGCTGATGGAGGCACCCACAGCCATGATGTAGACCCGGTGGCTGGACTTAAACCCACTGCGCGGCTAGACACAAAAACAGCACCTCCGCAGGACCCACACTGTACCTGCTAGCCACCTAACCCCAGGTGGTCTCATGCTGGTTTCAGTGCTAAGGAGCCTGAGTATGGTAACTGAGCCCCCTTGAAGTCACAGCAAGCTCTGGAGCCAAGACCAACCCCCAAACCTTTGGACCTCGAGCCAGGAAGAGGAGGCGAGGAGGCCCCGGCTCTGACCTGCCCCTACTCCTGCCCCGCGCCGCCTGCTCACAGTCTCCCAGTGGGTACAGCGCAGGCGGCCCGCGGGGGCAAAGGCGCCCGGCCCTCAGAGTGCGCAGACTCAGGGCAAAATGCCGCACGTCCTCGGCGGCTCCGACTCACCCAAGGGAGTCACTCTGATCTCAGGCATCCTGCGCTCGCGGCGGGCCCTCAGCGCAGATGCTCCGTGCTCCGCTGACAGGGAGGGCCAGGGACGCGCCACCCAACTAGCCGCGGCGACGCACTGCGCAGGTGCCACCACGGCGCCAACTTCCGGTCTGCTCGCCGGAAACGCGGGCTGGTGCGTGGAATCCGGATTGGACAGGTGGCCACCAATCAGAGTGCACAGGAAGGGCAAGGAGGCGGGGCGAGGAGGGGCGGGGCCGCGCTCGCCACACCTGCCCAACCGCAGGTTAGGAGAGGTGAGGCCGCCTCGTAACTGGTGAGAACTGGCGCGGGGGAGGCGGGGCGAGCGAGGAGCCGGCTCCCCAGCCGCTCCGCGCCGCGCCCCGCCGCGCAGATCTGCGGCCCTGGTCAACCCTCCCCGCCATCCGGATTCTGCCGCGCCCTAAGTCCCGCAGCAGGAGCAGAGACCCGCCAGCCCGGTGCCCGCTAGACTGCTAGGTGAGACTTGCAGGCGGTCAGCCGGGCCCGCATGCCAGGCTTGGAGTGCCAGAGGGGACGTGCTGATGGACGTCCAGCCTGCCCTCCTGCCGCGCCCTGCCTTCCCCGGGGGAGGCTCAGAGGTACTTCAGGGAACTGGCCGGCTGCCGGCTCCCGGCTGCACAGACACGGCCCTTCCTGTTCCCGCCCCTCCGGGGACAGCGCTGAGAGGCCCCTGGCAGTCCTTCCGCTGGCTCGGGTTCTGGGCAGGAAGGCTAGACCCCGAAAGACATTGGGTGGCCAAGAAGGAACCCCTGGAGTCTTGGAGGCATCTGCTCAGTGAACAGCACTAGGCCCTGAGAGAGGGGAGGACCTGAGGCCCAGGCTCTGCAGCCCTCCACCCCTGAAGACACTGTGAGCCCGTCTGCTCGGGCTCCACCCTTACCAAGCAGGCAGCCCAACCCGTGGAACCTGCTGGTTCTCCTCCCGCACTGGCtcacaggaggctggggcagccTGGGCCTGGGAAGGGCAGAGAGTGCAGAGTGTTTTCCTGAGAGCTCAAGGACTTTGTGAGTGAAGACAGAACCTGTGTGGAGATCCAGCTGTCCTGTCCTGTCGGGCTCTCAGGTAGGGAGGCCAGACAGGGCTCCCAGCATCAAGGGGCACAGGAACCTCCAGCCCCTAGTGGGGTGAGTGTTCATCCTGGACATAGGTGAGACGCAGTCAGGTACCCAGAGCCCATTAAGCACTCCTACAGGTTTGCCATGAGCCCCAGGCCCTTGGGGCACCCAGGAAGGTGGGTGCTGGGGTGATTGGAGGCAGACCAAGGTGTGGGCACTGGGATGTCTGTGGAGTGACCTCAGAGACACAAGCAGAATCCAGAGCCTGTTCCCACCTTGAGAACTTGATCCTGGACCATTTCCAGAATGTTCCCTGGACTGTTCCTTTGGGGAGGGCCTGTGGCAGTCTTCTGAATGTGGTAAGACCTTTAGCCGAGCCACCCTTCTGTATGGAATGTGTGTAGGTCCAACGGCAGGAGGAAAGATGGGTGTCCACCTGTGCAGCAGATGCTGGCCCCACAGCCTGTACCCTGGCCTTAGAGTACAGCCACAAGCAAGGAAGAGAAGTCTGCCCAGCCACCCTCCCACCTGCTCTGGCGCTCCTATCTCTGTCTTCCACAGTGTCTGTCTCCTCGTCTACTGTGTCAGAAGTGCCTACTGTCTCAGAGTCCGTGTTTCTATTAGGATCTAAACCCCTCATCAGAATGTTGCCTTCACAGGGGGCTTCAGGTGCAACCATGCTGAGGTAGCGCCTGTCTCTCAGAAGGATTTCCCCACTGTGAAACAGGGATTTTagggaaagaaatcaaaacaaataagcaGGAAGCCTTGACAGAGGGGCCTGCTGCAAACAGGAGGCAGCTGGGGGTCCTCAGGTCAGGGGCTGACCTGAGTCAGTGGCATGAATGACAAGGAGGAGCCAGGCCCAAGTCTGTGGGTATGAGGTCTGTGAGAGAGCCTGTGGCTCCGGGGAGGGGGCACTCAGCGTAAGAGAATGGGGCTTCGTCAGGGGCAGACAGTGGCAGGACCCCAGCTATTTCAACTGTTCCTCCATCTTCCCACCTCCCTGAAATAAATGAGCTACAGAGAGAGCTGACCCAGCAGAGGACCCACAAGCTCTGTGTGGAACTGTTTTAGTTTGTGTTAGAAAATGGATGGCTTGGAGGCGGAGTTCAACCTGAAGCTTGTGCTGGTCAGCTTCCAGCAATGTCTCAGCGAGGAGGAAGAAGTACTGCTGGACCACTACATCGCCGGCTGGAAGGGGCTGGTCAGGTGCGTGCACAGGGCACCTTCCTACAGAGGTCCCCAAGATAGCAGCTTTCCCTGATGGAATCCACTTGccagggcacagagcaggcaTGCTGGTGGGCTGTTCTCTGCCAGTCTTCTCACCCCTGCCTCTGGGCCAACATGTGCCCACAGTCTGAGGGTGGTGTCCCTGGGAACAGGTTGGGTACTCTGGGTTTGGGTGAGACCACAAGTTCTGTCTTTGCTGCACAGGTTTCTGAATAGCCTAGGCACCATCTTCTCCTTCATCTCAAAGGATGTGGTCTCCAAGCTGCAGATTATGGAGCGTCTACGCAGCAGCCCCCAACATGAGCACTACATGAGCCTGCAGTCCATGGTGGCCTACGAGGTGGGCAATAAGCTGGTGGACCTCGATCGCCGCTCCCGCCACCCAACCTCAGGCTGCCGGACCTTGCTGCGCCTGCACCGCGCTCTGC
This genomic interval from Urocitellus parryii isolate mUroPar1 chromosome 11, mUroPar1.hap1, whole genome shotgun sequence contains the following:
- the Cptp gene encoding ceramide-1-phosphate transfer protein; the protein is MDGLEAEFNLKLVLVSFQQCLSEEEEVLLDHYIAGWKGLVRFLNSLGTIFSFISKDVVSKLQIMERLRSSPQHEHYMSLQSMVAYEVGNKLVDLDRRSRHPTSGCRTLLRLHRALRWLQLFLESLRTSPEDARTSALCTDSYNASLAAYHPWIVRQAVTVAFCTLPTRKIFLEAMNVGSPEQAVEMLGEALPFIERVYEVSQKVYAEHSLLDLP